ACAAAGGTCAGCACAAAATGCTGCGCCGCGCGACTGCCATCAAACTGCTGCACACAAGTCGTAACACCGAAGATGCGATTCGCCGCTTCGAACGCGAAGTGCAGCTGACCTGTCAGCTCAATCATCCCAACACGATTGCCATTTTCGATTACGGCCGAACTCCGGACGGCATCTTTTACTACGCGATGGAGTTTCTCGACGGCATGGACCTCGAGCAGCTTGTGACCCGCTATGGCGCGCAGCCCGATGGTCGCGTCCTCTCGATCATGAAGCAGATTTGCGGCTCGCTCGCGGAGGCACATGGCGTAGGGCTCGTGCATCGCGACATCAAGCCAGCGAATATCTATCTCTGCAGACGTGGCGGCATTTGCGACTTCATTAAGGTGCTCGATTTTGGTCTTGTGAAGGCCGTGGATGGATCGCGCGAATCGAACATCACCGCTGCTGGCGCGGTGACTGGGACGCCAGCCTACATGGCTCCCGAATCGATCGATGAACCGGAGCATCCCGACCCGCGCAGCGATCTTTATGCGGTCGGCGCAGTAGCCTATTTTCTACTCACCGGTGCGCCTGTTTTCAGTGGTCGAAGCGTCGTCGAAATTTGCATGCATCATGCAAAAACAATTCCACAGCCTCCCAGTTTGTGCTCGAAGCAATCGATCTCGCCGATGCTCGAAGCTGTGGTGCTGAACCTCTTGGCCAAAAAGCCCGAAGAACGTGTTTCGTCGGCCAGCGAGCTGCTCGAACTGCTCGAGAAGATCGTGCCAGAACATCCGTTTTCTGCGGCCGATGCGAGTGCGTGGTGGAAGAGTCAGCAGTTGCCAGCCGCAACGCTGGAAATGAAAACAACCGAGATCGGCGCCGAGCAAACGATAGTGGTGAAATAGAGGCGACTGCCAAGCATCAGCAGCGTTGCGCTACAAATCGCAGCTGCGTAGGCATCGACCTGCGGCGCTCAGGTTTACGAGCGCCACGCAGGTTTTTCATTCGTGTGGGCCGAACTATTTCGGCTTCGCTGCGCGGAGCGAGATCAAGGTGTTCTCGACGCTCGACAGCTGCTGCTCGAGTTGTGCCAGCGCATCGCGCTCGGCTTGCACCACATTGGCTGGTGCTCGGCTGACAAATCCCTCGCTCGCGAGCTTCGACTGCTTGGCCTTGATGAGCCCTGCCAGCTTAACAAGTTGCTGCTCGTTTTTCGCGATTTCGGCCCCGATATCGATAAAATCCTTTAGGTCGACGAACAGCTGCATCGAGGCAATGGCAGTCCCCACATGCGTGGCTGGCGGTTCCGCTGCGGGGCCAATGTGGGTGGCAGTGGCGTTGGCCATGGAGCGGAAATAGGGAGCCATCGGTTCGAGCAGCGTGGCGACATCGGCATCTGCTTTGAGCGCGAATTCGATCGGGTTTTTCATGCCGATATTCTGACGCGAACGAATTTCACGCAGCGCATCGAGCACCGCGCGGAAAATCGAAAAACGACGTTCCATATCGGGGTTTTGTAGCGCCAAATCGGCGCGTGGCCACTCGGCCATTATTAGCCAATCGGCTGCAGGTGCAGGTTCACGCAGCCCACGCACCGGTGCCATCTTGGCGAGTTGTTGCCAGATCTCTTCGGTCAAAAATGGCATCATCGGATGGAGCAAACGGAGCATCGTATCGAGCGTATGCGCCAGCACGCGCTGGGCAGTGGGCCGCGCCTCGGGATCTTGCAATCGCGCCTTCGTGATCTCGACATAGAGGCTGCAGAATTCATCCCATGCGAAGTCGTAAATGCTCTTCGCCGCATCGGCATAACGATAGGTCTGCAGTGCTTCGGTCACCTCACGCGTCACCGTAGTGAGCCGCGACAAGAGCCAGCGATCTTCCACCGCAAGTTCCTCGGGCAATACACTTCCAGGTGTGTATTCCTTCAGATTGATAAGCGCAAATCGCGCGGCGTTCCAGAGCTTGTTACTAAAGTTGCGCGCCACTTCAAAGCGTTCGCTCACTACGGCAGCTCGAGGCAGTGCTTGATCTTCTTCTTTACGCGCCCACTGCGTCGAGAATTCTTTGCTGCACTTTGTGCAAGCGACGCGGGGAAGTTCGCGATTCTTCTTCGTCTGATCGACGAGCGCTTCGCAGTGCGGGCATTCAAACTGCACCGGCATCCGCACATCTTGCGTTTCGGTCGTCAGGCAAGTGAGGCCGAAGCGGAGCGCATCGGCGCCGAACTTGGCCACAATGTCGTTGGGGTCGACACCGTTCCCCTTGCTCTTGCTCATTGTCTCGCCATAGCCATCGAGAATCTTCGGATGGATGAAGACCTCGCGGAATGGCACTTCCCCCATGTTGTTGAGTCCCGTAAGAACCATGCGCGCCACCCACAACGTAATAATGTCGCGGCTGGTGATCAGCACACTCGTGGGGTAGAAGAACGCAAGGTCGCTCGTTTTTTCAGGCCATCCGAGCGTGCTATGCGGCCAGAGCGCCGACGAGAACCAGGTGTCGAGCACATCTTCTTCACGCACAAATCCAAGCGACTCGATTTTCTTCTCGAGCGACTCATCTTCCTTCGCGAGGCACACATGCAAGGTGCCAAAAATCTCTCCATTTCCCTCGGCATACTCGGGGTTGTGCTCGAGTTGTATCGAAACCGCATCCTTCTGCTCAGCAAACTCTCCCTGGAGTTTTGCAAGCCAAAGCGTCGCCTCTTGCTCCGTAGCAAATCGATGGGACCAGATCGGAATCTGATGCCCCCACCAGAGTTGGCGACTCACCGGCCAGTCTCGTTTTTCGCCCAGCCAGTCGAGGTAGCTTTTAGCGTAGCGAGGAGGAACGATTTTCACGCGGCTGTCGGTCACGGCATCCATGGCGGACTGCGCGAGCTGATCCATCCGCACAAACCACTGATCGGCCAGCAGCGGTTCGATGGGGGTCTTGCTACGATCGCTATGCGGCAGCTCGATTTCTCGATCTTCGACATCACCGAGCAGCCCGAGCGCATCGAGATCAGCGACCACTCGCTCGCGCGCTTGCTTGATCGTGAGCCCTTGATACTTCGCTCCAGCATTGGCATTGAGCTTGCCATCGACGGTCAGGATGTTGATCATCGGCAGCTTTTGACGGCGGCCGACGTCGTAGTCGTTCGGGTCGTGAGCGGGAGTGATTTTGACGCACCCGGAGCCCATTTCAGGCTTGGCCCACACATCGCCGACGAGCGGAATTTCGCGCTCGGCTAGCGGCAGCATTAGTGTGCGACCATCGCGCGCCATGGCGGCGAGTTGCTCGAGGAGCGGAAGCATCGACGTCCGGCGCTCGGCGATATTTTTCAGCTGCTCTTCCAGAGCTTCTTTGTCCTTCGCAGCAGCTTTTTCGAGACGTGCGCGAAGCTCGGCCTCTGCTGCATCGAGCGCTTTGGCTGGTTCGGGATGCACAGCCACCGCCGTATCACCCAGCATCGTTTCCGGGCGCGTGGTGGCCACTGTCACATGCGTAGGCTCGCCCGGCTGAGGGTTAATGACCGCATATCGCAGCTGCCAAAAACTTCCCTTCACCGTTTCTTGAGAGACTTCGTCATCGCTCACGGCCGTCTGGAGAAACGTGTCCCAGTTCACCAGTTTCTTGCCGCGGTAGATCAACTCTTTTTGGAACAGGTCGAAGAAGGTGCGCCGGACCGCGGTCGCGCAGACCTCGTCGAGCGTGAAGCGAGTCCGCTGCCAGTCGCAGCTGCACCCCATCTGTTTCAACTGGCCGAGAATGCGTTTCTCGTACTCCGCTTTCCAGTTCCAAATCCGCTCGACCAACTTTTCGCGACCCAGGTCGTGACGCGTTTTTCCCTCTTCTTCGCGCAGACGACGTTCCACCACTGCCTGCGTGGCGATGCCAGCATGGTCGGTCCCGGGAACCCACAGCGTGACATAACCTTGCATCCGCTTCATTCGAATTTGAATGTCTTGCAGCGTGTTGTTGAGGGCATGCCCCAGATGCAAAGCGCCAGTGACATTCGGTGGCGGAATCACAATGGCAAACGGTTCTTTACCGATTTGCGGTTCCGCGTGGAAATAGCCGCGCGTTTCCCACTCGGCATAGATGCGAGGCTGTGTTTCGGCAAAGTCGAAACGATTGGCGAGCGACTCGGGAGAAAACTCAGTCATGCGTGCGTGCCTTGTTCTTCAATCCACTCGCCGATGCGAGTGCAACGTCCGTGATGAAATTGCGTGCGTGTAGTGTGGGTCGAATCGGTATAGGAAACTGTTGGTGAGCGTGGGCGTTCTAAGCCACACCATCTTTACAAAGTTTGTACTCGATGGCATCGACCAGCGCGAGCCAACTTGCCTCGATGATGTTTTCGCTCACACCAACGGTTCCCCAAACATCGTGCTGATCGGCCGACTCGATGATCACGCGGATGCGAGCAGCGGTCCCTTGCTGTCCGTTTACCACGCGCACCTTGTAGTCGATCAATTGCACATCGCGAAGCGTCGGGTACTCGACTGCGAGTGCTTTACGAAGTGCGGCATCCAGAGCGTTCACCGGGCCATCTCCTTCGGCCACTTCGTAACGCTCTTGCCCCCGAATGTTCAGTTTTACGGAAGCTTCCGTGACCGGTTCCCCTTGGTTCGCGGCGGAAACCCCGACGTGGTATTTAAGGCGGTCGAAGTGCGAATTGAAGTTGCCAGTGGCACGACGAACAAGCAGATCGAACGAAGCCCCTGCTGCTTCAAATTGCCAGCCACTCGCTTCGAGGTCGACTACCTGCTTGAGAATGCGGTCCATCAACTCGCGATCATCGGAAACGTTATGTTTGGCGGTAAGCGCAGCGATGTTCGAGCGGCCCGACAGTTCGCTCACCAAGATGCGCCGCTCGTTACCGACTAGTTCTGGATCGAGATGTTCGTACGACGAAGTGGCGCGAGTAATCGCATGAACGTGCATGCCACCTTTATGTGCAAATGCGCTTTGGCCGACGAAAGGCTGCCCCGATCGCATATTCAGGTTGGCAGTTTCATAGACAAATCGCGACAACTCGGTGAGATGCGTGAGACCTCGGCCGCCGAGGATCGAGTATCCCTTTTTCTTGAGTCCCAGATTGGCCATCACCGAGATAAGATCGGCGTTGCCGCAGCGCTCACCTACGCCATTGATCGTCCCTTGCACTTGGGCAGCGCCGGCATCCACCGCAGAGAGGGAATTGGCCACCGCCAGTTCACAGTCGTTGTGGCAATGGATTCCCACTTGCACTCCGAGCGGCTCGAGTGCCTCGCGAGCCCAGCGCGTCCGCTCGGCAATCTGCTCGGGCATAGTGCCACCATTGGTATCGCACAGAATCACCATCTTCGCGCCCGCTTTGGCGGCTGTCGTGATGGTTTTTAGTGCGTAGTCGCTGTTGGCAGCGCTGCCGTCGAAAAAATGCTCGGCGTCGTAGAAGACTTCGCGCCCCTGCGACACTAGGTACGCAATCGAGTCGTGAATCATCGCCAGGTTTTCTTCGAGCGTCACGCGCAATACTTCGGTGACATGAAAGTCGGATGTCTTGCCGACAATCGTGCAGATTGGGGCATGCGATTCGACGAGCGCTTTCATACCTGGATCGTCGGCAGCGATCACCCCTTTGCGGCGCGTCATGCCGAAGGCACATACCTTCGCGGTTTTGAATTTCATCGCACGCACGCGCTGAAAGAACTCGGCATCTTTCGGGTTCGAAAGGGGGTAGCCACCTTCAATAAAATCGATCCCGATCTCGTCCAATCGCGCGGCAATTTGAAGTTTGTCCTCGAGTGAAAGGCTCACGCCTTCTCCCTGGGTTCCATCGCGAAGCGTGGTGTCGTAGATCTGGATCGTACGCATGTCTTGGGTCTCTACTTTCGCTCGCATCAGTTCCTCGGCCGGAATTGAATCAAGCAACATTCGAAGCGGAAAATCGAAAACGGGGAAGTGCCAGTCAGTAAACAAAAAAAGCCCTGAAACCGCGGGGGCTTCAGGGCAGGAAATTTTTCGGTGTGCGTACCGTTTTCCTCCATCAGCCCGGGCTGTGCCCGCTGATAATCAGCACCACAATAATCACTCCAATCGCTACACCTCGCAGAGTGCGCAGTGGAACCATCATCCGGCGGATGGCGGTCGAAAGTGAATGGATGTGGTGATGCATAGGAAATCGGCCTATTTCGGCTGTCACTTGCCCCAGCGGGAAGTGGCAGCACGAAGATTCTCAAAACTACGCTCTGGCCTGCGCTATGTCAACCTCGCGAGGCGGCGACTCGAAGCCTTCATTCGGCCTCCATCGGTCCGGTGGGCAGCATTTTAATTTTCTGTAAGTCGTAGTCCTGCTAGGTAGTTGCAGCGGGCGACGAGCCTGGGATACTTACGGCTCGCTTCATGGAACGCAAGTGACCAACCGACATTTGCCGGCCACTTGCCACGTTCCAGCTGTCCCACCGCGACACAATGGTAAAACCTGAGGTCGCTCTCCCCGCATCGCACCACCAGCGTCAACATCGCCTGCTAAACAAGGATTCGTGCTGTTATGGAGCCTGTCGCCTACGATTTCCTCCGCAAGTTGCTCGATACACCCAGCCCTAGTGGTTATGAGCGTCCGATTCAGGATGTGGTTCGGAGTTATGTCCGCGACTTTGCCGACAGTGTCTCGACCGACCTGCACGGAAATGTGATTGCCGCGAAGAATCCGGGGGCGGCTCGCCGCGTGATGTTCGCCGGTCACTGCGACCAAATCGGCATGCTGGTGACCCATATCAACGAAAACGGATTTATCTATGCGCAAACCATTGGAGGCTGGGATGCTCAGCAGCTGATTGGCCAGCGGATGGTGATTTGGACCGCCGAGGGGCCCGTTCCGGCCGTCATCAGCCGCAAGCCGATCCACTTACTCTCCGACGAGGAACGCAAAAGTGTCGTGAAACTCGACGATTTGTGGCTCGATATTGGGGCACGAAACAAGGCAGAAGTGGCTGGAATCATTAAAATCGGCGATCCGGTGACGCTGGAGCTGAAGTACACCGAGATGCGAAACAAACTCGCCAGCAGCCCGGCGATGGACAACAAAGTGGGTCTGTGGGTCTGTATTGAAGCTCTGCGGCGCGCCAGTCAGCAGAACTTGCAGGTGGGTGTTTTCGCGGTCTCGACCGTGTGCGAAGAAATTGGCTTGCGAGGGGCTCAGACGTCGGCTTTCGGAGTCGATCCGCACATTGGTATCGCGGTCGACGTGACCCATGCGACCGATTGCCCCACGATCGACAAGCGTCAGCAGGGTGATATTGCCCTGGGGAGTGGTCCGGTCATTTTCCGTGGCCCGAACATGAATCCTGTCGTCACGGCGAAACTGCTGAGCCTCGCCCAGGAGAAGATGATTCCCCACCAAATTTCGGCCAGCGGCCGAGCAGTGCCAAACGATGCCAACGCCCTGCAAGTCAATCGCGCTGGCGTAGCGACCGGACTTGTGAGCATTCCCAATCGCTACATGCATTCGGCTGTTGAAATGGTTTCGCTCGAGGATATTGACCAGGCGGCTGACCTACTGGCAGCGTTTGTAATTTCCCTCGAAGGAACTGAGGACTTTACACCCTAGATGGGTTATGATCACCGCCGTTGGTCTTTGTCAAAGATCGACAGTTGCTAGACGAAGACTTTTCCGTATCGCTGCACCTACCTCATCTGGAGTTCTTGACGATGGGCGTCATTTCGAATGATTCGTGGTTCTCCAACATCATTTCAGCGGTACTGGGCGTATTTGTCGCGCCCGTCGTTGGATTGATTGCGGTCGTCGTCTTGTTCTGGAACGAAGGCAACTACCTTTACACAGCGCTCAGTTTGGATGCTGCTGAAAAGGTGGTGCAAACGGTCGACGGCGCCGCCAAACTCCCTGCTAACGAAGGGAAGCTGGTGCATGTCTCGGGAAAAATGTCTAGCGACATGCCGCTTGTGGATGAACAGTTTGGCGTGGGTGGGGATGTCGCACGTATGCGGCGGATTGTGGAAATGTATCAATGGGTCGAGCACGAGCACACACGCACCAAAAAGAAGCTGGGTGGTGGTACGCGGCGAGTCACCGAGTACGAATATAAAATGGAATGGGTCGAGGGAGTCGAGGACTCACGGAATTTCTACGACGCCACGCATGTGAACCCCACCTCAATCCCATTTACTTCGGACGTCAAGCAGGCCAGCAGTGTGCGGCTGGGTGGCTTTGTGATCGGCGATGAACAACTCGATAAACTCAGCTATAAGCCCCTGGCTCTGACGAGCCAGACGTTCACCGGTGTTCCCCCCGGGGTTACACCCAAGCCAGTCCCCACGGGATCTGAGCTCTATGTTCCGGTGGAATGGACATCGTTTGGTCGTGAATCGGTGCAGCCCCCGAAAGCCTCGAAAGAGGCTCCACAGGAAGAAGAAATGCCTGTGAACTGTGGCGCTGATCCCGCTGCTGAATCGGCTCCCGAAGTCACCCCTGAAGCAGCTCCCACTGAGCCAGCAACAGAGGCCGCCCCACAACCCGAAGCTGCGCCCGTTGATATGCCGAGCGAAGAGCCTCAGGACTTGTCGCCGTCGCGTTTGAACGAACCGCAAGTTGGTGATGTGCGCATTCGCTTCGAAGCGATCCCACTCGACGATGTGACCGTGGTCGCCAAGCAAGAGGGAGAAGCACTCGTCGATTTCATCCCAGAGCTTCGTAACGCCAGGCCGATCATGCTGGTCGACGAAGGGGTCCACACGACGAAGGTGATGTTCGACAATGCTCGCACTCAAAACACCATGATGCTCTGGATTACACGTGTGATCGGCGGCATTTTGGTTTTCGCTGGCACATTCATGGTGCTTCGTCCTCTCAAGGTGTTTGCTGACTTCATTCCGATGATCGGCAGCATTGTCGGCTTCGGCATTTTTGTCGTGGCACTGTTCGTCTCGGGAGGCTTGACGGTGATGATCATCGGCGTTGCTTGGGTCTATTATCGCCCACTCATCGGCTGTCTCATCTTGCTGCTTGGAGCCCT
This window of the Pirellula staleyi DSM 6068 genome carries:
- a CDS encoding valine--tRNA ligase, with product MTEFSPESLANRFDFAETQPRIYAEWETRGYFHAEPQIGKEPFAIVIPPPNVTGALHLGHALNNTLQDIQIRMKRMQGYVTLWVPGTDHAGIATQAVVERRLREEEGKTRHDLGREKLVERIWNWKAEYEKRILGQLKQMGCSCDWQRTRFTLDEVCATAVRRTFFDLFQKELIYRGKKLVNWDTFLQTAVSDDEVSQETVKGSFWQLRYAVINPQPGEPTHVTVATTRPETMLGDTAVAVHPEPAKALDAAEAELRARLEKAAAKDKEALEEQLKNIAERRTSMLPLLEQLAAMARDGRTLMLPLAEREIPLVGDVWAKPEMGSGCVKITPAHDPNDYDVGRRQKLPMINILTVDGKLNANAGAKYQGLTIKQARERVVADLDALGLLGDVEDREIELPHSDRSKTPIEPLLADQWFVRMDQLAQSAMDAVTDSRVKIVPPRYAKSYLDWLGEKRDWPVSRQLWWGHQIPIWSHRFATEQEATLWLAKLQGEFAEQKDAVSIQLEHNPEYAEGNGEIFGTLHVCLAKEDESLEKKIESLGFVREEDVLDTWFSSALWPHSTLGWPEKTSDLAFFYPTSVLITSRDIITLWVARMVLTGLNNMGEVPFREVFIHPKILDGYGETMSKSKGNGVDPNDIVAKFGADALRFGLTCLTTETQDVRMPVQFECPHCEALVDQTKKNRELPRVACTKCSKEFSTQWARKEEDQALPRAAVVSERFEVARNFSNKLWNAARFALINLKEYTPGSVLPEELAVEDRWLLSRLTTVTREVTEALQTYRYADAAKSIYDFAWDEFCSLYVEITKARLQDPEARPTAQRVLAHTLDTMLRLLHPMMPFLTEEIWQQLAKMAPVRGLREPAPAADWLIMAEWPRADLALQNPDMERRFSIFRAVLDALREIRSRQNIGMKNPIEFALKADADVATLLEPMAPYFRSMANATATHIGPAAEPPATHVGTAIASMQLFVDLKDFIDIGAEIAKNEQQLVKLAGLIKAKQSKLASEGFVSRAPANVVQAERDALAQLEQQLSSVENTLISLRAAKPK
- the cimA gene encoding citramalate synthase translates to MRTIQIYDTTLRDGTQGEGVSLSLEDKLQIAARLDEIGIDFIEGGYPLSNPKDAEFFQRVRAMKFKTAKVCAFGMTRRKGVIAADDPGMKALVESHAPICTIVGKTSDFHVTEVLRVTLEENLAMIHDSIAYLVSQGREVFYDAEHFFDGSAANSDYALKTITTAAKAGAKMVILCDTNGGTMPEQIAERTRWAREALEPLGVQVGIHCHNDCELAVANSLSAVDAGAAQVQGTINGVGERCGNADLISVMANLGLKKKGYSILGGRGLTHLTELSRFVYETANLNMRSGQPFVGQSAFAHKGGMHVHAITRATSSYEHLDPELVGNERRILVSELSGRSNIAALTAKHNVSDDRELMDRILKQVVDLEASGWQFEAAGASFDLLVRRATGNFNSHFDRLKYHVGVSAANQGEPVTEASVKLNIRGQERYEVAEGDGPVNALDAALRKALAVEYPTLRDVQLIDYKVRVVNGQQGTAARIRVIIESADQHDVWGTVGVSENIIEASWLALVDAIEYKLCKDGVA
- a CDS encoding M42 family metallopeptidase, which produces MEPVAYDFLRKLLDTPSPSGYERPIQDVVRSYVRDFADSVSTDLHGNVIAAKNPGAARRVMFAGHCDQIGMLVTHINENGFIYAQTIGGWDAQQLIGQRMVIWTAEGPVPAVISRKPIHLLSDEERKSVVKLDDLWLDIGARNKAEVAGIIKIGDPVTLELKYTEMRNKLASSPAMDNKVGLWVCIEALRRASQQNLQVGVFAVSTVCEEIGLRGAQTSAFGVDPHIGIAVDVTHATDCPTIDKRQQGDIALGSGPVIFRGPNMNPVVTAKLLSLAQEKMIPHQISASGRAVPNDANALQVNRAGVATGLVSIPNRYMHSAVEMVSLEDIDQAADLLAAFVISLEGTEDFTP
- a CDS encoding TMEM43 family protein, producing MGVISNDSWFSNIISAVLGVFVAPVVGLIAVVVLFWNEGNYLYTALSLDAAEKVVQTVDGAAKLPANEGKLVHVSGKMSSDMPLVDEQFGVGGDVARMRRIVEMYQWVEHEHTRTKKKLGGGTRRVTEYEYKMEWVEGVEDSRNFYDATHVNPTSIPFTSDVKQASSVRLGGFVIGDEQLDKLSYKPLALTSQTFTGVPPGVTPKPVPTGSELYVPVEWTSFGRESVQPPKASKEAPQEEEMPVNCGADPAAESAPEVTPEAAPTEPATEAAPQPEAAPVDMPSEEPQDLSPSRLNEPQVGDVRIRFEAIPLDDVTVVAKQEGEALVDFIPELRNARPIMLVDEGVHTTKVMFDNARTQNTMMLWITRVIGGILVFAGTFMVLRPLKVFADFIPMIGSIVGFGIFVVALFVSGGLTVMIIGVAWVYYRPLIGCLILLLGALIFGGLIYLIRASSSKNKPIMATVGPDQPIILN